One Sulfolobus sp. S-194 DNA segment encodes these proteins:
- a CDS encoding ATP-binding cassette domain-containing protein, which yields MIEANNLSIEIGGKIILKNINFRLNNKALILGPNGSGKTTLLKTLSGFYRYKGSLKIDETELRDINNYISFSTNLPDAYYIAMKVKDILSILAEIKGCKEDLFENMMKEVNINPLDRNPFSLSMGEKTIVFTALALSSEPKIVMIDEPFENLDKNRKNIMVRWLNRYGKEGFIVTHEVEMLKNFQEWNMYLMIEGKLYGPITVKEFLSSKLIDGDRENSILKIEIGGKKFSLMTSKENSDILDINNIYDYI from the coding sequence ATGATAGAAGCAAATAATCTTTCAATCGAAATTGGAGGAAAGATAATTCTAAAAAATATTAATTTTAGACTAAATAATAAAGCTCTAATTCTAGGTCCCAACGGATCAGGGAAAACGACACTACTTAAGACACTGAGTGGATTTTATAGATATAAAGGAAGTTTAAAAATAGATGAAACTGAATTAAGAGATATTAATAATTACATTTCATTCTCTACTAATTTACCTGACGCTTACTATATAGCAATGAAAGTTAAAGACATCTTGTCAATATTGGCTGAGATTAAGGGATGCAAAGAAGATCTTTTTGAAAACATGATGAAAGAAGTAAACATTAATCCTTTAGATAGAAATCCCTTTTCTCTCTCTATGGGTGAAAAGACAATAGTCTTTACAGCATTAGCATTATCCTCTGAACCTAAAATTGTGATGATAGATGAACCCTTCGAAAATTTAGATAAAAATAGGAAAAATATAATGGTAAGATGGTTAAATAGATATGGGAAAGAAGGATTTATAGTAACCCATGAAGTTGAAATGTTAAAGAATTTCCAAGAGTGGAATATGTACTTAATGATTGAAGGGAAACTTTACGGTCCTATTACAGTCAAAGAATTTCTTTCAAGCAAACTAATAGACGGAGACAGAGAAAATTCTATTCTTAAAATAGAAATAGGAGGAAAGAAATTCTCATTAATGACTTCTAAGGAGAACTCTGATATCCTAGATATAAATAACATCTACGACTACATTTAG